A region of Vitis vinifera cultivar Pinot Noir 40024 chromosome 13, ASM3070453v1 DNA encodes the following proteins:
- the LOC100852743 gene encoding protein trichome birefringence-like 38 yields the protein MGWFGVQSSSILVAVSMIFSWMYLGNTTVNVHGKTSRNKMLKMGKCDIYEGSWVVDETYPMYNNSSSCPYIRKEFNCQKYGRPDQLYLQYRWQPRDCDLPGFDGKDFLRRFKGKKIMYIGDSLSLNHWQSMVCLLHVVVSDQSRILQETNDTISTFIFQDYDLSVMLFHSQYLVDIENEQNCRILKLDSLKNGEIWKNIDVLVFNTWLWWYRRGPKQPWDYIQDGDNILKDMDRMLAFRKGLMTWAKWVDLEVDLTKTQVFFQGISPSHYNGKEWGKPGVTNCSKETQPISGSTYPAGLPPASHVLEEVLGSMTKPIHLLNVTNLSQLRKDAHPSTYNGLGNMDCTHWCLPGLLDTWNQLLYTTLIS from the exons ATGGGGTGGTTTGGGGTTCAGAGCTCCTCCATTCTGGTGGCTGTTTCTATGATATTTTCATGGATGTATCTGGGGAACACTACAGTGAATGTCCATGGGAAAACAAGCAGAAACAAGATGCTGAAAATGGGAAAATGTGATATATATGAAGGGAGTTGGGTGGTGGATGAGACATATCCAATGTATAATAATTCTTCATCGTGCCCTTACATTCGAAAAGAATTCAACTGCCAGAAGTATGGACGCCCAGATCAGCTCTACCTCCAGTATAGATGGCAGCCCAGGGACTGTGACTTGCCTGG ATTCGATGGAAAAGATTTCTTGAGGAGatttaagggaaagaaaataatgtaTATAGGGGATTCATTGAGTCTAAATCATTGGCAATCAATGGTTTGCCTTCTTCATGTTGTTGTTTCTGATCAATCCAGAATTTTACAAGAGACAAATGACACTATTTCTACATTTATTTTCCAG GATTATGATTTGTCGGTGATGTTATTTCACTCTCAATACTTAGTAGACATTGAAAACGAACAAAATTGTCGAATTTTGAAACTCGATTCACTTAAGAATGGTGAAATATGGAAGAATATCGACGTCTTAGTCTTCAATACATGGCTTTGGTGGTATCGCAGAGGCCCTAAACAACC GTGGGATTATATTCAAGACGGTGATAACATACTAAAGGACATGGATCGAATGTTAGCTTTCCGAAAAGGTTTAATGACTTGGGCTAAATGGGTCGATTTAGAGGTGGATTTAACAAAAACTCAAGttttttttcaaggaatttCTCCTTCCCATTACAA TGGCAAGGAATGGGGCAAGCCAGGAGTTACAAATTGCTCAAAGGAGACACAACCTATAAGTGGATCCACATACCCAGCTGGTTTACCCCCTGCAAGTCATGTACTAGAAGAAGTCTTAGGCAGTATGACAAAACCCATTCATTTGCTTAATGTAACAAATCTCTCCCAATTAAGGAAAGATGCACATCCTAGTACGTACAATGGGCTTGGGAACATGGACTGTACACACTGGTGTCTCCCTGGACTCCTTGATACTTGGAATCAACTTCTGTACACCACTCTCATCAGTTGA
- the LOC100260153 gene encoding dirigent protein 22 has protein sequence MASFLTYTTLFSLFSTFSITIPAAFSQQFAEEIATMRLEKVSHLHFYFHDILSGKNPTATQIAGPKKGHFGVTMMVDDALTEGPEPSSKLLGRAQGLYALSAQQEPALLMVMNFAFMEGKYNGSSISVLGRNPVMHAVREMPIVGGSGLFRYARGYALAHTVWFDGKTGDAIVEYNVSVLHF, from the coding sequence ATGGCCTCTTTTCTCACTTACACTACTCTCTTCTCCCTCTTCTCAACTTTCTCCATCACCATTCCCGCAGCTTTCTCCCAGCAATTTGCGGAGGAAATCGCCACAATGCGGCTAGAGAAAGTGAGCCACCTCCACTTCTACTTCCACGACATCCTCAGCGGGAAAAACCCAACCGCCACGCAAATCGCCGGCCCAAAGAAGGGTCATTTTGGCGTGACGATGATGGTGGACGACGCCTTGACTGAAGGCCCCGAGCCCAGCTCAAAGCTGCTGGGAAGAGCTCAAGGACTGTACGCGTTGTCCGCGCAACAGGAGCCTGCGCTGCTCATGGTGATGAATTTTGCTTTCATGGAGGGGAAGTACAATGGGAGTAGCATCAGCGTACTTGGGCGGAACCCGGTGATGCATGCGGTCAGGGAAATGCCCATCGTGGGCGGAAGTGGGCTTTTCCGGTATGCGCGGGGCTATGCTTTGGCGCATACAGTTTGGTTTGATGGTAAGACGGGAGATGCGATTGTTGAGTACAATGTGAGTGTACTGCACTTCTGA
- the LOC100258442 gene encoding scarecrow-like protein 3 isoform X2, translating into MIQEDGSSSVTSSPLQIFSLMSLSPGLGSPYPWLKELKSEERGLYLIRLLVACANHVAAGSIENANIGLEHISHLASPDGDTVQRIAAYFTEALADRMLKGWPGLHKALNSTKISSISEEILVQKLFFELCPFLKLSYVITNQAIIEAMEGEKMVHIIDLNSFESAQWINLLQSLSARPEGPPHLRITGIHEQKEVLDLMALQLTKEAEKLDIPFQFNPIVSKLENLDFESLRVKTGEALAISSVLQLHTLLAIDDEMVGKSPSASKNTSAVHLQRVLQMNQRTLGEWLEKDLPNVYIPSPESASASTTSPLSLASSPKMGSFLAALWGLSPKLMVVTEQESNNNCPTLMERVMEALNFYAALFDCLESTLSRASIERQKVEKMLFGEEIKNIIACEGPERKERHEKLEKWVMRLELAGFGRVPLSYQGMLQASRLLVSYGYDGYRMKEENGCLVICWQDRPLFSVSAWRFKRYD; encoded by the coding sequence ATGATTCAAGAGGACGGATCTTCATCTGTAACTTCGTCGCCCCTTCAAATCTTTTCCCTCATGTCACTTTCTCCGGGTTTGGGCTCACCATATCCCTGGCTTAAGGAGCTGAAATCCGAGGAGCGGGGTTTGTATCTTATCCGTCTTCTCGTGGCCTGTGCTAACCATGTTGCCGCTGGCAGCATTGAGAACGCAAATATTGGCCTTGAGCATATTTCCCATCTAGCTTCTCCTGATGGAGATACAGTCCAGCGAATAGCTGCTTATTTCACTGAAGCACTTGCTGATCGAATGCTGAAAGGTTGGCCTGGTTTGCACAAGGCCCTCAATTCGACAAAGATATCTTCTATATCTGAAGAGATTCTTGTCCAGAAATTGTTCTTTGAGCTCTGCCCCTTCCTGAAGCTCTCATATGTTATTACCAACCAGGCTATTATTGAAGCCATGGAAGGGGAGAAGATGGTTCATATTATTGACCTCAATTCATTTGAATCTGCCCAGTGGATTAATCTTCTTCAGTCATTAAGTGCACGGCCAGAAGGTCCACCCCATCTGAGAATTACAGGTATTCATGAACAGAAAGAGGTGTTGGATCTAATGGCTCTTCAGCTGACAAAAGAAGCCGAAAAATTGGATATCCCATTTCAATTTAATCCTATAGTTAGCAAATTAGAGAATCTTGATTTTGAAAGTCTGCGTGTTAAGACAGGAGAAGCACTTGCAATCAGCTCCGTACTACAACTTCATACTCTCTTGGCAATTGATGATGAGATGGTTGGAAAATCCCCTTCAGCATCCAAGAACACTAGTGCAGTTCACTTGCAGAGAGTTTTGCAGATGAACCAACGCACATTAGGAGAGTGGCTCGAAAAAGATTTGCCCAATGTTTACATTCCAAGTCCTGAATCTGCATCGGCATCAACAACATCCCCACTATCTTTGGCCAGTTCACCAAAGATGGGGAGCTTTCTTGCTGCTCTTTGGGGCCTCTCACCAAAGCTGATGGTGGTAACAGAGCAAGAATCAAACAATAATTGTCCTACTCTGATGGAAAGAGTCATGGAAGCATTAAATTTTTATGCAGCACTATTTGATTGCTTGGAATCTACCTTATCAAGGGCTTCCATTGAGCGACAGAAAGTGGAGAAGATGCTTTTTGGAGAGGAAATTAAGAATATCATAGCATGTGAGGGACCCGAAAGGAAAGAGAGGCATGAAAAGCTTGAGAAATGGGTTATGAGGCTTGAGCTGGCTGGGTTTGGGAGGGTGCCTCTGAGCTACCAAGGAATGTTGCAGGCATCGAGGTTGCTGGTGAGTTATGGTTATGATGGGTATAGGATGAAAGAAGAGAATGGGTGTTTGGTCATTTGCTGGCAAGACCGGCCCCTTTTCTCTGTCTCTGCTTGGAGGTTTAAGAGGTATGATTAA
- the LOC100258442 gene encoding scarecrow-like protein 3 isoform X1 codes for MAGMIQEDGSSSVTSSPLQIFSLMSLSPGLGSPYPWLKELKSEERGLYLIRLLVACANHVAAGSIENANIGLEHISHLASPDGDTVQRIAAYFTEALADRMLKGWPGLHKALNSTKISSISEEILVQKLFFELCPFLKLSYVITNQAIIEAMEGEKMVHIIDLNSFESAQWINLLQSLSARPEGPPHLRITGIHEQKEVLDLMALQLTKEAEKLDIPFQFNPIVSKLENLDFESLRVKTGEALAISSVLQLHTLLAIDDEMVGKSPSASKNTSAVHLQRVLQMNQRTLGEWLEKDLPNVYIPSPESASASTTSPLSLASSPKMGSFLAALWGLSPKLMVVTEQESNNNCPTLMERVMEALNFYAALFDCLESTLSRASIERQKVEKMLFGEEIKNIIACEGPERKERHEKLEKWVMRLELAGFGRVPLSYQGMLQASRLLVSYGYDGYRMKEENGCLVICWQDRPLFSVSAWRFKRYD; via the coding sequence ATGGCAGGAATGATTCAAGAGGACGGATCTTCATCTGTAACTTCGTCGCCCCTTCAAATCTTTTCCCTCATGTCACTTTCTCCGGGTTTGGGCTCACCATATCCCTGGCTTAAGGAGCTGAAATCCGAGGAGCGGGGTTTGTATCTTATCCGTCTTCTCGTGGCCTGTGCTAACCATGTTGCCGCTGGCAGCATTGAGAACGCAAATATTGGCCTTGAGCATATTTCCCATCTAGCTTCTCCTGATGGAGATACAGTCCAGCGAATAGCTGCTTATTTCACTGAAGCACTTGCTGATCGAATGCTGAAAGGTTGGCCTGGTTTGCACAAGGCCCTCAATTCGACAAAGATATCTTCTATATCTGAAGAGATTCTTGTCCAGAAATTGTTCTTTGAGCTCTGCCCCTTCCTGAAGCTCTCATATGTTATTACCAACCAGGCTATTATTGAAGCCATGGAAGGGGAGAAGATGGTTCATATTATTGACCTCAATTCATTTGAATCTGCCCAGTGGATTAATCTTCTTCAGTCATTAAGTGCACGGCCAGAAGGTCCACCCCATCTGAGAATTACAGGTATTCATGAACAGAAAGAGGTGTTGGATCTAATGGCTCTTCAGCTGACAAAAGAAGCCGAAAAATTGGATATCCCATTTCAATTTAATCCTATAGTTAGCAAATTAGAGAATCTTGATTTTGAAAGTCTGCGTGTTAAGACAGGAGAAGCACTTGCAATCAGCTCCGTACTACAACTTCATACTCTCTTGGCAATTGATGATGAGATGGTTGGAAAATCCCCTTCAGCATCCAAGAACACTAGTGCAGTTCACTTGCAGAGAGTTTTGCAGATGAACCAACGCACATTAGGAGAGTGGCTCGAAAAAGATTTGCCCAATGTTTACATTCCAAGTCCTGAATCTGCATCGGCATCAACAACATCCCCACTATCTTTGGCCAGTTCACCAAAGATGGGGAGCTTTCTTGCTGCTCTTTGGGGCCTCTCACCAAAGCTGATGGTGGTAACAGAGCAAGAATCAAACAATAATTGTCCTACTCTGATGGAAAGAGTCATGGAAGCATTAAATTTTTATGCAGCACTATTTGATTGCTTGGAATCTACCTTATCAAGGGCTTCCATTGAGCGACAGAAAGTGGAGAAGATGCTTTTTGGAGAGGAAATTAAGAATATCATAGCATGTGAGGGACCCGAAAGGAAAGAGAGGCATGAAAAGCTTGAGAAATGGGTTATGAGGCTTGAGCTGGCTGGGTTTGGGAGGGTGCCTCTGAGCTACCAAGGAATGTTGCAGGCATCGAGGTTGCTGGTGAGTTATGGTTATGATGGGTATAGGATGAAAGAAGAGAATGGGTGTTTGGTCATTTGCTGGCAAGACCGGCCCCTTTTCTCTGTCTCTGCTTGGAGGTTTAAGAGGTATGATTAA